Proteins co-encoded in one Chitinophagales bacterium genomic window:
- a CDS encoding DUF3467 domain-containing protein — MDDPNQQQIEIDISQDMAYGVYSNLAIISHSPTEFVTDFIQLTPNTPKAFVRSRVIMAPENAKRFLRALQDNVKRYEDSFGRIKDSDTPPVYPNTFQGGGPPTSV, encoded by the coding sequence ATGGATGATCCCAATCAGCAGCAAATAGAAATAGATATATCCCAGGATATGGCATATGGAGTATACTCCAATTTGGCCATTATCTCCCATTCTCCTACCGAGTTTGTCACCGACTTTATACAACTCACCCCGAATACGCCCAAGGCCTTTGTGCGCTCGCGTGTCATCATGGCTCCCGAAAATGCGAAGCGTTTTTTACGTGCTTTGCAGGATAATGTGAAACGCTATGAAGATAGTTTCGGCAGAATAAAGGATAGTGATACCCCACCAGTATACCCCAATACCTTCCAGGGTGGCGGTCCTCCTACTTCTGTGTAG
- a CDS encoding PH domain-containing protein, translating into MLDNFKKFLNEEQDPAAVEKVTEKLRGIIMSGETLEYIAVQKKPAVNISPDCVALTNKRIIFCRPKNLGFSMDFSDYVWKDVIDCKLKEELLGAIFSINTIKGSDSLDYLPKAQARRLYALAQEQEETQREIRRQMELEEKRAASGSIQVNANPMSTTPEPVVPPAPISEPMIEPVAPVVEEKKEDDITSALQKLKTLFENQLISREEYEAKKAEVLSRI; encoded by the coding sequence ATGCTAGACAATTTCAAGAAGTTTCTAAACGAAGAACAGGACCCCGCAGCGGTGGAGAAGGTGACGGAGAAGCTCCGTGGTATTATTATGAGTGGCGAGACTCTGGAGTATATCGCCGTACAGAAAAAGCCTGCGGTCAATATTTCACCGGACTGTGTAGCCCTGACCAATAAGCGTATCATCTTCTGTCGACCGAAAAATCTTGGGTTTTCCATGGACTTCTCGGATTATGTATGGAAAGATGTCATCGACTGTAAGCTCAAGGAAGAACTTCTCGGCGCAATTTTTTCTATCAATACGATCAAAGGTAGTGATAGTCTCGATTATCTCCCAAAAGCACAAGCACGAAGACTCTATGCCCTAGCACAGGAACAAGAAGAGACGCAGAGAGAGATACGACGTCAGATGGAGCTGGAAGAAAAGCGAGCTGCTTCGGGCAGTATTCAAGTGAATGCTAATCCTATGTCCACCACACCAGAACCAGTTGTACCGCCAGCCCCTATATCTGAGCCTATGATAGAGCCCGTAGCACCTGTGGTAGAAGAAAAGAAAGAAGATGATATCACTTCTGCTTTGCAGAAATTAAAAACCTTATTTGAAAATCAATTGATCTCGCGTGAAGAATACGAAGCGAAAAAAGCCGAAGTATTAAGCAGAATTTAA
- the dcm gene encoding DNA (cytosine-5-)-methyltransferase produces MSVKYSTIKTKLKIEPIKSINDNLAHLTHYFQNHHNGVSKHFKPTATSYLIDLHKELSIVTEPDFQYYLPIKWDIPFPPTLNPTFKFIDLFAGIGGIRLAYQNLGGNCVFTSEWDKFSKQTYETNFGEVPFGDITKIHEKNIPDHDILLAGFPCQPFSIAGVSKKKALGKAHGFLDETQGTLFFDVARIIKHKKPKAFMLENVKNLVSHDKGKTFKIILETLKELNYNIHFQVLDGKYFVPQHRERIIIVGFRNEIFKKKEKFEFPKLKDSNFAIKDILENRIDPKYTLSDHLWNYLQEYAKKHKEKGNGFGYGLTNLDGISRTMSARYYKDGAEILIPQKGKNPRRLTPRECARLQGFPDSFQISVSDNQAYKQFGNSVVVPLIQAVGKNLVKELMRLNESK; encoded by the coding sequence ATGAGTGTAAAATATTCTACCATAAAAACAAAGTTAAAAATCGAACCTATTAAGTCGATTAATGACAATCTAGCCCATTTAACACACTATTTTCAAAACCACCATAACGGAGTTTCGAAACACTTTAAACCAACAGCCACAAGCTATCTGATAGATTTACACAAAGAGTTATCAATAGTTACAGAACCCGATTTTCAATACTATCTTCCCATAAAATGGGATATCCCATTTCCCCCAACTTTAAATCCAACATTCAAGTTTATAGATTTATTTGCAGGAATCGGTGGCATTAGATTGGCGTATCAAAACCTTGGCGGAAATTGTGTTTTCACAAGCGAATGGGATAAATTCTCTAAACAAACTTATGAAACAAATTTTGGCGAAGTTCCATTTGGGGATATAACTAAAATTCACGAAAAGAACATTCCTGACCACGATATTTTACTTGCGGGGTTTCCTTGTCAACCTTTTTCCATTGCTGGAGTATCAAAGAAAAAAGCCCTAGGCAAAGCCCACGGCTTTTTAGATGAAACTCAAGGAACTTTATTTTTTGATGTAGCAAGAATTATTAAACATAAAAAGCCAAAGGCTTTTATGCTTGAAAATGTAAAAAATCTTGTCTCACACGACAAAGGAAAAACATTCAAAATTATTTTAGAAACACTCAAAGAACTTAATTATAACATTCATTTTCAAGTATTGGATGGCAAATATTTTGTCCCACAACATAGAGAAAGAATAATTATTGTAGGATTCAGAAATGAAATTTTCAAGAAGAAAGAAAAATTTGAATTTCCAAAACTTAAAGACTCAAATTTTGCGATTAAAGACATTTTAGAAAATAGAATTGATCCAAAGTATACATTGTCAGACCATTTATGGAATTATTTGCAAGAGTATGCAAAAAAGCATAAGGAAAAAGGAAATGGGTTTGGTTATGGGCTAACTAATTTAGATGGTATCTCAAGAACAATGAGTGCAAGATATTATAAGGATGGAGCCGAAATCTTAATACCACAAAAAGGCAAAAATCCAAGAAGACTTACACCAAGAGAATGTGCAAGATTGCAGGGATTCCCTGATAGTTTTCAAATATCTGTATCAGACAACCAAGCATATAAACAATTTGGAAATTCAGTTGTAGTGCCTTTAATACAAGCAGTAGGTAAGAATTTAGTAAAGGAATTAATGAGATTAAATGAATCTAAATAG